gatggGTATTAGAATATGACCTTTGAATGACCTAgacaaattattattgatcTTTTTACTACCTTCAGGAAACAGCTTGGACTGGAATGATTTTCCGAATAAAGTCATCTCAAGATTTCCAATTGCCGTGAGAATCAATATGAATAATACAGAGCCCAGATATCCTCCGAAAACGGTGTGCAGTTGCGAGGATGCGAACCAACCTCTGTACATTTGCATTCCAGAGAATAGCAGTACGGTCAATATCGATGACAAAATAAACGATACCCCGTTTGTCACAGCTAGAAGTAATAAATTACATATATTAGGCTGAATCTGAAGAGTCCTGCAGTGCTGACAgccaaaattatttttacactttgAGAATATTGCTGAGTAATAATAAATCTGGAGAACTGGAATAAACTGAAAGATTCTCAACATTCCGATATGTGTTTAAGTTGAAAAGAACCAACCGACTCGTATGCAAgttcattgttattatttggAATAAATCGAAATTCCTGCAGCCCATTGATTCGCTTCAACTTAGTTAGGAAAAACAAATGAGTGATTTTCACGTTAAAACTGTtctgttttgatttttgagaAGTAAACTTGGCATGTTATGTATACGAATATTTTCTAACATTTTGATACgcatttatttcatcacatggATAACAATTCTTTTATCAGAAGAGTAGATAGAGGTTAAGTCAAAGTCCCGAAGAAACAAGCGATATTAACCTACGGTACATAAGCAGCTATGATTGACAACAAATTCGACATTGAATACGATAATTACCCATTATTGTTACTTATTTATCACAATGCTATATTTTCACCAGTCCCTGATATCTGTTCGCCGGAATTTGTACACTTGGCAGTTAGCGGCACGAAGGAGTCGGGGGAGACCACGGAGAGTGACGGAGAGACACTCATCATCGAAaccacgtatacatatatggagCGGCAGCCATACATCGCGATTGGTTCCAAATCGCGGTTAGCAAAAATAACTCAGAGTATAGCCAGCAGATCGCGCTGTCGTCAGCCTGGCCCGTGGACATAGATAATTCC
This region of Neodiprion fabricii isolate iyNeoFabr1 chromosome 7, iyNeoFabr1.1, whole genome shotgun sequence genomic DNA includes:
- the LOC124186074 gene encoding protein KRTCAP2 homolog, encoding MAVTNGVSFILSSILTVLLFSGMQMYRGWFASSQLHTVFGGYLGSVLFILILTAIGNLEMTLFGKSFQSKLFPEVAGSLLIAMIASGMVHRVSTTTCFLFSLIALYYINQISQQVYSSSTTVPAASFQSKKRK